The following proteins are encoded in a genomic region of Nymphalis io chromosome 16, ilAglIoxx1.1, whole genome shotgun sequence:
- the LOC126774239 gene encoding N-alpha-acetyltransferase 60 isoform X2, which translates to MAGFSWYLSEGFQVIIEKSKEAKCSLKDVQLRFLCPDDLEEVRSLCRDWFPIEYPQSWYEDITSSERFFALAAIYKSQIIGLIVAEIKPYLKLNAEDRGILSRWFASKDTLVAYILSLGVVRSYRRSGVATMLLDVLINHLSGPVPQLPHEHRVKAIFLHVLTTNNEAILFYEKKRFRLHSFLPYYYSIKGRCKDGFTYVYYVNGGHAPWGLYDYVKYVARVAWRGGGLYPWLWGKLRTALTIAWHRRKKLKASSDIKYAV; encoded by the exons ATGGCTGGATTTAGCTG gtATCTGTCTGAAGGCTTCCAAGTAATAATTGAGAAGTCAAAAGAAGCAAAATGTTCTCTGAAAGATGTACAGTTGCGTTTCTTGTGCCCTGATGATTTGGAGGAG GTAAGATCTTTGTGCAGAGACTGGTTTCCAATAGAGTATCCACAATCATGGTAtgaggacataacatcttctgAGAGATTCTTTGCCTTAGCTGCAATATATAAAAGTCAAATAATTGGTCTCATAGTTGCCGAGATTAAGCCTTATCTCAAACTCAAtgcagaagaccgaggaatactATCTAGATGGTTTGCCTCAAAAGATACACTGGTTGCATATATATTATCCTTAG GTGTGGTACGTTCGTACCGTCGATCGGGGGTAGCGACAATGCTACTGGATGTACTAATCAACCACTTATCTGGACCAGTGCCTCAGCTACCTCATGAACATCGTGTTAAAGCAATATTTCTTCATGTACTAACAACAAACAATGAAGccattttgttttatgaaaaaaaaag attCAGACTGCACTCTTTCCTACCATATTACTATTCAATAAAAGGCCGGTGCAAAGATggatttacatatgtatactaTGTTAATGGTGGCCATGCACCATGGGGGTTGTATGATTATGTGAAGTATGTAGCTCGAGTGGCGTGGCGTGGAGGCGGCCTTTACCCCTGGCTGTGGGGCAAGCTGCGGACTGCTCTCACCATCGCTTGGCATAG gagGAAAAAACTAAAGGCATCGAGTGATATTAAGTATGCAGTATAG
- the LOC126774239 gene encoding N-alpha-acetyltransferase 60 isoform X1, with product MQLQINYRYLSEGFQVIIEKSKEAKCSLKDVQLRFLCPDDLEEVRSLCRDWFPIEYPQSWYEDITSSERFFALAAIYKSQIIGLIVAEIKPYLKLNAEDRGILSRWFASKDTLVAYILSLGVVRSYRRSGVATMLLDVLINHLSGPVPQLPHEHRVKAIFLHVLTTNNEAILFYEKKRFRLHSFLPYYYSIKGRCKDGFTYVYYVNGGHAPWGLYDYVKYVARVAWRGGGLYPWLWGKLRTALTIAWHRRKKLKASSDIKYAV from the exons atgcaacttcaaataaattataggtATCTGTCTGAAGGCTTCCAAGTAATAATTGAGAAGTCAAAAGAAGCAAAATGTTCTCTGAAAGATGTACAGTTGCGTTTCTTGTGCCCTGATGATTTGGAGGAG GTAAGATCTTTGTGCAGAGACTGGTTTCCAATAGAGTATCCACAATCATGGTAtgaggacataacatcttctgAGAGATTCTTTGCCTTAGCTGCAATATATAAAAGTCAAATAATTGGTCTCATAGTTGCCGAGATTAAGCCTTATCTCAAACTCAAtgcagaagaccgaggaatactATCTAGATGGTTTGCCTCAAAAGATACACTGGTTGCATATATATTATCCTTAG GTGTGGTACGTTCGTACCGTCGATCGGGGGTAGCGACAATGCTACTGGATGTACTAATCAACCACTTATCTGGACCAGTGCCTCAGCTACCTCATGAACATCGTGTTAAAGCAATATTTCTTCATGTACTAACAACAAACAATGAAGccattttgttttatgaaaaaaaaag attCAGACTGCACTCTTTCCTACCATATTACTATTCAATAAAAGGCCGGTGCAAAGATggatttacatatgtatactaTGTTAATGGTGGCCATGCACCATGGGGGTTGTATGATTATGTGAAGTATGTAGCTCGAGTGGCGTGGCGTGGAGGCGGCCTTTACCCCTGGCTGTGGGGCAAGCTGCGGACTGCTCTCACCATCGCTTGGCATAG gagGAAAAAACTAAAGGCATCGAGTGATATTAAGTATGCAGTATAG